In Pseudomonas fluorescens, the following are encoded in one genomic region:
- a CDS encoding polyribonucleotide nucleotidyltransferase → MRAPFRLIGGVLVATLLTQVTACGSIFYPDRRGQIEGKIDPAIAALDAVGLLFYIIPGLIAFAVDFATGAIYYAPGETAQVAPEKLKEAIGPDGKVDNRKLQTILESELGRSFPLDDPRLIQSKGSAQQLAMFGLQPAA, encoded by the coding sequence ATGCGTGCTCCCTTTCGCCTGATTGGCGGTGTTCTGGTCGCAACCTTGCTGACTCAAGTGACCGCCTGCGGGTCGATCTTCTACCCGGATCGCCGTGGCCAGATTGAAGGCAAGATCGACCCGGCCATCGCCGCGCTCGACGCCGTGGGCCTGCTGTTCTACATCATCCCCGGCCTGATCGCGTTTGCCGTGGACTTCGCCACCGGTGCGATTTACTACGCGCCGGGAGAGACCGCACAAGTTGCACCGGAAAAACTCAAGGAAGCCATCGGTCCCGACGGCAAGGTCGATAACCGCAAGTTGCAGACTATTCTGGAAAGCGAGCTGGGCCGCAGCTTCCCACTGGACGATCCACGCCTGATCCAGAGCAAGGGCAGCGCCCAGCAACTGGCGATGTTCGGCCTGCAACCCGCCGCGTAA
- the hrpB gene encoding ATP-dependent helicase HrpB, protein MISLPIDEVLPALREALATRHEAVLEAPPGAGKTTRVPLALLNEPWLAGQTILMLEPRRLAARAAAERLASELGEKVGETVGYRIRLDSKVGPNTRIEVVTEGILTRRLQDDPALEGVGLLIFDEFHERSLDADLALALSLNGRELFRDDQPLKILLMSATLEGERLAGLLDDAPILRSEGRMYPVAMRWGRPFQSGEFIEPRLVQTILEALNDETGSVLVFLPGQAEIRRVHQQLADALGENTQVLLCPLHGELDLAAQRAAIDPAPAGKRKVVLATNIAETSLTINGVRVVIDAGLARVPRFDPGSGMTRLDTQRISKASATQRAGRAGRLEPGVCYRLWSQDQHEQLAAYGSAEILSADLAGLALQLGRWGVTPGQLVWLDVPPAAAYAQAQDLLERLGALEGEALTRHGQAMAELPAHPRIAHLLLRGQALGLADMACDVAALLGERDILRGAGADLHSRLVLLSGEERAARGAQGGVQRARQLARQYRGYLRGKASEPVSDPDHPRWLGALLALAYPDRVAQQRRAGGAEYRLANGRAALFAEADSLMKQPWLVIADLGSRQGQREERIYLATDFDPALFDSVLAEQVRCVDQLDWDEREGVLRAERQRKVGELILSREPLTGLDETARSQALVNLVRRKGLELLPWTPELRQWQARVALLRQLDLAAKGESQWPDVSDAALLKSLEHWLMPYLGKVSRLSHFANLDLSSIVHNLLPWPLPQRLDELAPHHLSVPSGSSIRLDYSEQPPILAVRLQELFGLAETPRIAGGRQVVKLHLLSPARRPVQVTQDLANFWRSTYAEVKKDLKGRYPKHYWPDDPLVAEATARIKPRK, encoded by the coding sequence ATGATTTCTTTGCCGATCGATGAAGTTTTACCCGCCCTGCGTGAAGCCCTCGCTACACGCCACGAAGCCGTGCTCGAAGCACCACCCGGCGCCGGTAAAACCACCCGGGTGCCTTTGGCCTTGCTCAACGAACCGTGGCTGGCCGGGCAGACCATCCTGATGCTCGAACCCCGCCGGTTGGCCGCGCGTGCAGCGGCGGAGCGGCTGGCCAGTGAGCTGGGGGAGAAGGTTGGCGAAACCGTGGGCTATCGCATTCGGCTCGACAGCAAGGTCGGTCCCAACACCCGCATCGAAGTGGTCACCGAAGGCATCCTCACCCGGCGTTTGCAGGACGACCCTGCGCTCGAAGGCGTAGGCCTGCTGATCTTCGATGAATTTCACGAACGCAGTCTCGACGCGGATCTGGCGCTGGCCCTGAGCCTCAATGGCCGCGAACTGTTCCGTGACGATCAGCCGCTGAAAATCCTCCTGATGTCCGCCACGCTCGAAGGCGAACGCTTGGCCGGGTTACTGGACGACGCGCCGATTCTGCGCAGTGAAGGGCGTATGTACCCGGTGGCGATGCGCTGGGGCCGGCCGTTTCAGTCCGGTGAATTCATCGAGCCGCGTCTGGTGCAGACCATCCTCGAAGCCTTGAACGACGAGACCGGCAGCGTGTTGGTGTTCCTGCCGGGGCAGGCAGAAATCCGCCGCGTGCATCAGCAACTGGCGGATGCCTTGGGCGAAAATACTCAGGTTCTACTGTGCCCGTTGCACGGTGAACTGGACCTCGCCGCGCAACGGGCCGCGATCGATCCGGCACCGGCGGGCAAGCGCAAAGTGGTGCTGGCCACCAACATCGCCGAGACCAGTTTGACCATCAACGGCGTGCGCGTGGTGATCGATGCCGGGCTGGCGCGGGTGCCGCGTTTCGACCCCGGCAGCGGCATGACCCGTCTCGACACCCAGCGCATTTCCAAGGCCAGCGCCACCCAGCGCGCGGGCCGGGCCGGGCGACTCGAGCCGGGCGTGTGTTATCGCTTGTGGTCCCAGGACCAACACGAGCAACTGGCGGCCTATGGCAGTGCGGAAATCCTTTCGGCGGACCTCGCCGGGCTGGCCTTGCAACTGGGACGTTGGGGCGTGACGCCCGGACAACTGGTGTGGCTCGACGTGCCGCCGGCCGCCGCTTATGCACAGGCTCAGGACCTGCTCGAACGCCTGGGGGCTCTGGAGGGTGAAGCGCTGACCCGTCACGGTCAGGCCATGGCCGAGCTGCCGGCGCATCCGCGCATCGCGCATTTGCTGTTGCGCGGCCAGGCGCTGGGCCTGGCGGACATGGCCTGCGATGTCGCGGCACTGCTCGGCGAGCGCGATATCTTGCGCGGCGCCGGGGCGGACTTGCACAGCCGACTGGTACTGCTGTCTGGCGAAGAGCGTGCCGCACGCGGTGCCCAGGGGGGCGTGCAGCGCGCACGGCAACTGGCGCGGCAGTATCGTGGTTACCTGCGCGGCAAAGCCTCGGAGCCGGTCAGCGATCCGGATCACCCGCGCTGGCTCGGCGCGTTGCTGGCGCTAGCCTATCCCGACCGCGTCGCCCAGCAACGGCGCGCCGGTGGAGCGGAATATCGCTTGGCCAACGGCCGTGCCGCGCTGTTCGCCGAGGCTGACAGCCTGATGAAGCAACCGTGGCTGGTGATCGCCGATCTGGGCAGTCGCCAGGGCCAGCGTGAGGAGCGGATTTATCTGGCGACGGACTTCGATCCGGCGCTCTTCGATTCAGTGCTGGCCGAGCAGGTGCGCTGCGTCGATCAACTGGATTGGGATGAACGTGAAGGCGTGCTGCGGGCCGAGCGTCAGCGCAAGGTCGGTGAACTGATCCTCAGCCGCGAGCCACTGACAGGCCTCGACGAAACCGCCCGCAGCCAGGCACTGGTGAACCTGGTGCGACGCAAAGGCCTGGAGCTGTTGCCGTGGACCCCGGAGCTGCGTCAGTGGCAGGCGCGGGTTGCCTTGTTGCGTCAATTGGACCTCGCCGCCAAGGGCGAGAGCCAGTGGCCGGATGTCAGCGACGCGGCGTTGCTCAAGAGTCTGGAGCACTGGCTGATGCCGTATCTGGGCAAGGTTTCGCGGCTCAGTCACTTCGCCAATCTTGATCTGTCGAGCATCGTCCACAACCTGCTGCCATGGCCGCTGCCGCAGCGGCTGGACGAACTGGCGCCCCATCATTTGAGCGTGCCGTCGGGCTCCTCGATTCGCCTGGACTACAGCGAACAGCCGCCGATTCTGGCGGTGCGTTTGCAGGAGTTATTTGGCCTCGCCGAAACCCCGCGCATCGCCGGAGGCCGGCAGGTGGTCAAGCTGCATCTGTTGTCTCCGGCGCGCCGGCCGGTGCAGGTGACGCAGGACTTGGCCAACTTCTGGCGCAGCACCTACGCCGAAGTGAAGAAGGATTTGAAGGGGCGTTATCCGAAGCATTACTGGCCGGATGATCCGCTGGTGGCGGAGGCGACTGCGCGGATCAAACCGCGTAAATAA